The Mastacembelus armatus chromosome 13, fMasArm1.2, whole genome shotgun sequence DNA segment GGCCCTAAACAAACCAGAGGCACTGAGCAGTTGTCCAgtagaaacatttacaaaacttGTGACTGTGGAACGTCACGAAGTTTACTGCTTTTCAATGAAACCAtggcaaacacaacaaaatattacaaactAATTTAAAGGTCTTTTACGGCTTAGGTCAGAAATGTGTTATACGCATCAAATCAGTCATTTATGAGTCATGAtgatttatgcatttttttatatagcaaaatatattttcaactgctaattaaaaaattatttgctCATTTTTGGTAAATACAGTTGCTTTTTCATACACAGACCTCACCCAAACTCCTGTGCTCACAAAGAGGTCATTTAGGATTGAAAAATACACTTTGAAAACAGTTATGGGGAGACACATGCAAGTTATTGTATGGGGTCAGAGTTGTGTTGTCAAGCCTTGACTCACACTTGTGGGTTTTGATGAAGATGACTTGGTCTTCTTTATGAGGTTACTACGGACATCCTGCCCAGCCAGAAAGTAAAGGACAGGGTCCACACAGCTGTTGGCGCTGGCCAAAGGTCGTGTCACCTTGTAGGCAATACTGCAGGCCTCCAGCACTTTACAGCTCACCTGGTGaatgtataaaatgtgttttgctgagcttttaaagttattttaacagatttgcttttaaaaaaggGTTTGTCCTTACCTTTGATGGATTGACCTGCCTTATGTATCTGAAAGAATAGTAAAGGCTCCTGGTTAAGTGAAAAGGGAGGAAGCAGAGCATGAACGCAGCCAGCACGATGATAATCATCTTCACTGACTTCTGCTTAGACCGTTGGGCAGTCAGGCCTCCTTTCTCGCCACTAGCTCCCCTTTCAGACCCCCAGCTGGGCTTTAAAAGCTTCTGCACCATGAGGCCATAGCACACAATCACCACCATGAAGGGCAGGACAAACATGAGTACTGACACCACTGAGCTGTACACCAAGAAGTCATCAAAGAGATCTGGGCTGGTGGTGTCGTAGCAGATCCGCTCATTGTCCTTATCCCTGGCAAAGGAGATAACAGATCACAGTTGTCCAGGCTTATTATATAGAGCTGTTGCATTGTTGAACCAcagaaggagaaacaggagTGATGAAAGAATTAGCTAGCCGTTGTATATTTAAGTGTTTCCCATTAAGGAACCAAAAGATAAGGCTCTTGGCAAAATTGGTATGCCACAAAAATGAATAGGCCACAGTTAAACACAATTAGACACgttcaaaagaaataaagatatCTATAGTAATTTAAATCACCTAGTTCTTGAGAAATAGAGAACAGGTCCCTGGCAGAATAAAACACAGGTCCATACTGCCACAGACACCAGCTTGGCCCTATGAGCGCTGACCCAGTAGAGGGAGTGGACTGGATAGCAGATACCAACAAATCGATGCAGGCTGATACAGCACAGGAACAGAATAGACCCTGTCAGGGGTTAATGATACATgacatatcatatcatatatcctatcatatcatatcatatatcgtatcatatcatatcatatcatatcatatatcatatcatatatcgtatcatatcatatatcgtatcatatcatatcatatatcgtATCATATAttgtatcatatcatatcatatatcatatcatatatcgtatcatatcatatatcgtatcatatcatatcatatatcgtATCATATAttgtatcatatcatatcatatatcatatcatatatcgtatcatatcatatatcgtATCATATATcgtatcatatcatatatcgtatcatatcatatcatatatcgtATCATATAttgtatcatatcatatcatatatcatatcatatatcgtatcatatcatatatcgtatcatatcatatcatatatcgtATCATATAttgtatcatatcatatcatatatcgtatcatatcatatcatatatcgtATCATATATTGTATCATATCATGTCATATATCGTATCATATAttgtatcatatcatatcatatatcgtATCATATAttgtatcatatcatatatcatatcatatatcgtatcatatcatatatcatatcatatatcgtatcatatcatatatcgtatcatatcatatcatatatcgtATCATATAttgtatcatatcatatcatatatcgtatcatatcatatcatatatcgtATCATATAttgtatcatatcatatcatatatcgtATCATATAttgtatcatatcatatcatatatcgtATCATATAttgtatcatatcatatcatatatcatatcatatatcgtATCATATAttgtatcatatcatatatcgtATCATATATcgtatcatatcatatcctaGTGTAATGTATTGTCATAGATCTGTGATCTATGGCAATATTGTCAAGTATATTGTAttcttttgtatgtgttttattgggTATTGCACATTGCATATTAAACCTTGCActatattgtattattattaaatattaaaaatattattaaatattttgtatgtatgtgtgccaTGTCAGGACTGTACCATATAAATTGGCATAAAACAGGAAGCGGATTAGCTTGCAGAATGGTTCACTGAAGGGCCAGTCATTCTCATCGGCATAGTAGTAGATGAGGAAGGGCAGAGTGAAGATGTAAAGCGTGTCACACACTGTCAGGTTGAACATATAAATTGTGGAGGGCTTCCAGCGCTTTGTGCGGAATATAATCACATAGAGCGCTGTGGCATTCAGTGCCAGGCCGATCACAAAGACCAGGGTATAGCTGACAGGAAGgagaatatatttaaattcttcattaaatttacagtaGAAGGCACTGACATTGGATTGGTTTGTGTTATGAAAAGTAGCCATCTTGGAGGTAACACCTGAGGAAAAGATAAGAACAAAGTTTATGAATAGATTATGAAATTAAACATATTGAAAAGTAGATAAATGCAATGTTATAACACTGTAGGATTAGAAACAGACAGGATGGAGATACATGAAATGAGTATGACTGCAAGGAAGTGGCATCAGTTTACATCAGACTACATTTGATAATGCCGCAAGCCATTTACTTTGGCATGCTTCGACAACACAGTTCAGTAAGATTCACGCATAGTCATAAGTAATGGACTAGCCCATTGTGGTTTTGCAATCAGTTAGTCAGTCCAGCTTATAGCCTGAGTTATCTTCATTTAAAATCATTGTGTATTTCACATAAAGTGAATCATTTCAACGCCGACTTCTGTTAAGcatctttatctttttttgctaaaaacaccctctccatctctcttgTGTTCTGATTTGAAAGATAAAAGATCTATGATGAACCCCAAATATCTTTTCTAATTGGATGAATCAGTGTGTAATGCACATAAAGCAAGACATGGGTTGCATGGCTTTAAGACAGAGGCATGTATGTAGTGTGCTCTGTGTGTAatatgttgttgtgtttcacCACCTGTCCCAAGAGGTTTAGCTAATGACATATCACAGCATCTTGACACCCCTGAAATAGATATTGGTCAGAGCttattgtctttttctcctcctaccaaggaataataataatcagtgttTAAGATTTAAACAAATCTATATGC contains these protein-coding regions:
- the p2ry2.1 gene encoding P2Y purinoceptor 2 isoform X3, with the protein product MATFHNTNQSNVSAFYCKFNEEFKYILLPVSYTLVFVIGLALNATALYVIIFRTKRWKPSTIYMFNLTVCDTLYIFTLPFLIYYYADENDWPFSEPFCKLIRFLFYANLYGSILFLCCISLHRFVGICYPVHSLYWVSAHRAKLVSVAVWTCVLFCQGPVLYFSRTRDKDNERICYDTTSPDLFDDFLVYSSVVSVLMFVLPFMVVIVCYGLMVQKLLKPSWGSERGASGEKGGLTAQRSKQKSVKMIIIVLAAFMLCFLPFHLTRSLYYSFRYIRQVNPSKVSCKVLEACSIAYKVTRPLASANSCVDPVLYFLAGQDVRSNLIKKTKSSSSKPTSVSQGLTTQL
- the p2ry2.1 gene encoding P2Y purinoceptor 2 isoform X4, with protein sequence MHTVSTCKYKNILHRMVNAGHSLKSNSFHAVYTLVFVIGLALNATALYVIIFRTKRWKPSTIYMFNLTVCDTLYIFTLPFLIYYYADENDWPFSEPFCKLIRFLFYANLYGSILFLCCISLHRFVGICYPVHSLYWVSAHRAKLVSVAVWTCVLFCQGPVLYFSRTRDKDNERICYDTTSPDLFDDFLVYSSVVSVLMFVLPFMVVIVCYGLMVQKLLKPSWGSERGASGEKGGLTAQRSKQKSVKMIIIVLAAFMLCFLPFHLTRSLYYSFRYIRQVNPSKVSCKVLEACSIAYKVTRPLASANSCVDPVLYFLAGQDVRSNLIKKTKSSSSKPTSVSQGLTTQL
- the p2ry2.1 gene encoding P2Y purinoceptor 2 isoform X5, with the translated sequence MHTVSTCVTSKMATFHNTNQSNVSAFYCKFNEEFKYILLPVSYTLVFVIGLALNATALYVIIFRTKRWKPSTIYMFNLTVCDTLYIFTLPFLIYYYADENDWPFSEPFCKLIRFLFYANLYGSILFLCCISLHRFVGICYPVHSLYWVSAHRAKLVSVAVWTCVLFCQGPVLYFSRTRDKDNERICYDTTSPDLFDDFLVYSSVVSVLMFVLPFMVVIVCYGLMVQKLLKPSWGSERGASGEKGGLTAQRSKQKYIRQVNPSKVSCKVLEACSIAYKVTRPLASANSCVDPVLYFLAGQDVRSNLIKKTKSSSSKPTSVSQGLTTQL
- the p2ry2.1 gene encoding P2Y purinoceptor 2 isoform X2 is translated as MQCVTSKMATFHNTNQSNVSAFYCKFNEEFKYILLPVSYTLVFVIGLALNATALYVIIFRTKRWKPSTIYMFNLTVCDTLYIFTLPFLIYYYADENDWPFSEPFCKLIRFLFYANLYGSILFLCCISLHRFVGICYPVHSLYWVSAHRAKLVSVAVWTCVLFCQGPVLYFSRTRDKDNERICYDTTSPDLFDDFLVYSSVVSVLMFVLPFMVVIVCYGLMVQKLLKPSWGSERGASGEKGGLTAQRSKQKSVKMIIIVLAAFMLCFLPFHLTRSLYYSFRYIRQVNPSKVSCKVLEACSIAYKVTRPLASANSCVDPVLYFLAGQDVRSNLIKKTKSSSSKPTSVSQGLTTQL
- the p2ry2.1 gene encoding P2Y purinoceptor 2 isoform X1, encoding MHTVSTCVTSKMATFHNTNQSNVSAFYCKFNEEFKYILLPVSYTLVFVIGLALNATALYVIIFRTKRWKPSTIYMFNLTVCDTLYIFTLPFLIYYYADENDWPFSEPFCKLIRFLFYANLYGSILFLCCISLHRFVGICYPVHSLYWVSAHRAKLVSVAVWTCVLFCQGPVLYFSRTRDKDNERICYDTTSPDLFDDFLVYSSVVSVLMFVLPFMVVIVCYGLMVQKLLKPSWGSERGASGEKGGLTAQRSKQKSVKMIIIVLAAFMLCFLPFHLTRSLYYSFRYIRQVNPSKVSCKVLEACSIAYKVTRPLASANSCVDPVLYFLAGQDVRSNLIKKTKSSSSKPTSVSQGLTTQL